The following are from one region of the Falco biarmicus isolate bFalBia1 chromosome 1, bFalBia1.pri, whole genome shotgun sequence genome:
- the MSMO1 gene encoding methylsterol monooxygenase 1, which translates to MAVNDSVNILNSAYLAVEYIDSFLPDNPLQQPFKNAWNYMLDNYTKFQIATWGSLIVHEVSYFLLCVPGFVFQFIPYMQKYKIQQDKPETWEKQWKCFKTLLFNHFFIQLPLICGTYYFTEYFNIPYEWEEMPRWYVLVAQCFGCAVIEDAWHYFLHRLLHHKRIYKYIHKVHHEFVSPFGMQAEYAHPLETLILGTGFFIGIVVFCNHVILLWAWVICRLMETIDVHSGYDVPLNPLHLVPFYAGARFHDFHHMNFIGNYASTFTWWDRIFGTDSQFIAYKEKEKKQQLITKKKVN; encoded by the exons ATGGCAGTGAACGACAGTGTTAATATCTTGAATTCTGCTTATCTGGCGGTGGAATATATAGACTCCTTCTTGCCTGACAATCCTCTGCAGCAACCATTTAAAAATGCCTGGAATTACATGCTGGATAACTACACAAAGTTCCAGATTGCAACTTGGGGATCACTTATAGTTCATGAAGTTTCGTACTTCTTACTCTGTGTACCTGGATTTGTCTTCCAATTTATACCATACATGCAGAAGTATAAAATTCAGCAG GATAAACCAGAAACATGGGAAAAACAGTGGAAGTGTTTCAAAACGCTGCTCTTCAATCACTTTTTCATTCAGCTTCCTCTGATTTGTGGCACCTATTACTTCACAGAGTACTTTAACATCCCGTATGAGTGGGAAGAGATGCCTAGATG gtATGTTCTGGTTGCCCAGTGTTTTGGATGTGCAGTGATTGAGGATGCCTGGCACTATTTCCTGCATAGATTGCTGCATCACAAGAGAATATACAAGTATATCCATAAGGTTCACCATGAGTTTGTT TCTCCATTTGGAATGCAAGCAGAATATGCACATCCTCTGGAAACACTTATCCTTGGAACTGGCTTTTTTATTGGGATTGTTGTTTTCTGTAACCATGTGATTCTTCTGTGGGCGTGGGTGATATGTCGCTTGATGGAAACCATTGATGTACACAG TGGTTATGATGTTCCACTGAACCCTCTTCACTTGGTGCCTTTCTATGCTGGGGCTCGTTTTCATGATTTCCATCACATGAACTTTATCGGCAATTATGCTTCAACTTTCACGTGGTGGGATAGAATCTTTGGTACAGACTCTCAATTCATTGcctataaagaaaaagagaagaagcaACAACTCATAACAAAGAAGAAGGTTAACTAG